A single region of the Mechercharimyces sp. CAU 1602 genome encodes:
- a CDS encoding MFS transporter has protein sequence MKEQRSLAMETYIIAFFISALDLSMMAPLLSYLQRVFLLPVEWGAWLIALHLAVFTVSLPLMEMGSSLIGRKKWFILSLCWFSVGSLLAASSNSWLLLLCGRLLQAVGAGGFVPLFSESFNRVMVQSASWIRNVLTGSFIVIMIVSPWVSSMILMWLGWRTVFLFYFAAAVFMMLIFPRYINDNVPEEKKSLPYDSLSLFFLLLLALMTAVTRADLRDFPHSFLDPMVLPYWIIGLGLFLPLYMMERISPRPLFRGHFAKDPNMIITHVVVILTGMSWIAVVYLPGWAMLIWDEVGAGWLSLSIVAASVWVIIPFVQHLSTRFGYTLVLLLGFLLGSISYFTLSVVQEWPLGLISLILLGISMGMTMGAPIHRGIFMNVKAKDGKNVRLSLDMFRAMGGALGLLLLANVIGRGAFAGTFFFRYQNGWTFQAVICLLGLFLSMLLYSSEDGIEEKWDDSQQ, from the coding sequence ATGAAGGAACAACGGTCGTTGGCTATGGAGACGTATATCATCGCTTTTTTTATCAGTGCATTGGACTTGTCCATGATGGCACCGTTGTTGTCATATTTACAGCGGGTGTTTCTGCTTCCGGTTGAGTGGGGAGCGTGGTTGATTGCACTCCATTTAGCTGTCTTCACTGTTTCGCTACCTCTGATGGAGATGGGATCTTCACTTATAGGGAGGAAGAAATGGTTTATTCTATCCCTCTGCTGGTTTTCAGTGGGCTCATTGTTAGCAGCTAGCAGTAATAGTTGGTTGTTGCTCCTCTGTGGAAGATTGTTGCAGGCGGTCGGTGCGGGAGGGTTTGTCCCACTCTTTTCTGAAAGTTTTAATCGTGTGATGGTGCAAAGTGCATCCTGGATTCGTAATGTACTGACGGGTAGCTTTATTGTCATCATGATCGTTAGCCCCTGGGTCTCATCGATGATACTCATGTGGTTGGGGTGGAGAACTGTTTTTCTTTTCTACTTTGCCGCTGCTGTTTTCATGATGCTTATTTTTCCTCGTTATATTAATGATAATGTTCCAGAGGAGAAAAAATCCCTTCCGTATGATAGTTTATCGCTGTTTTTTCTATTGCTACTGGCGTTGATGACGGCGGTGACACGAGCCGATTTGCGAGATTTCCCTCATTCTTTTCTAGATCCGATGGTACTTCCATACTGGATTATCGGTTTAGGGCTGTTTCTGCCTCTGTATATGATGGAACGGATTTCTCCTCGTCCACTGTTTCGCGGGCATTTTGCGAAAGATCCAAACATGATTATTACCCATGTAGTGGTTATTTTGACGGGGATGAGTTGGATAGCGGTAGTTTATCTGCCTGGCTGGGCGATGTTGATATGGGATGAGGTTGGAGCTGGTTGGCTCTCTTTGTCAATTGTAGCTGCGAGTGTCTGGGTAATAATTCCGTTTGTGCAGCATTTATCAACACGATTTGGATATACATTAGTCTTACTACTGGGCTTTTTGTTAGGATCGATTTCATATTTTACACTTTCAGTGGTTCAGGAATGGCCGCTGGGGCTGATTTCTCTAATTTTGCTTGGCATAAGTATGGGAATGACGATGGGAGCACCTATTCATAGGGGAATCTTTATGAATGTGAAAGCGAAGGATGGAAAAAATGTACGACTATCCCTCGATATGTTTCGAGCGATGGGAGGAGCACTCGGTCTTCTGTTGCTGGCCAATGTGATCGGAAGAGGGGCATTTGCAGGAACGTTCTTTTTTCGCTATCAAAATGGGTGGACATTTCAAGCGGTGATTTGCTTATTAGGTTTATTTTTATCCATGCTGTTATATAGTTCAGAAGATGGTATAGAAGAGAAATGGGATGATTCCCAACAGTAG
- the bshC gene encoding bacillithiol biosynthesis cysteine-adding enzyme BshC: protein MEIEEIQLNSSQPLVEKYMSSFASVSEWFTYDPYDKRSYEQRLHRVQQRERGLERTKLVEVLKAYHRGDLEHTAVDKNIERLLDPSSVVVIGGQQAGLLTGPLYTLYKAISIIKLAKREEERLGVPVIPVFWIAGEDHDLEEINHVYLRGTDGARLQHVLSLDRYVRRSASDVIPEEDQLQAWIDQLLVLLPDTEEKQNMVATFKRLAQGGISIARFFARVMHELFQSYGLVQVDASFPLLRQQEAPFFQTLIKKSEEIAEAVTASTHKMKEHGYPVQLHEQPQHSNLFLYEHQERRPLFWTGNGFRTKENPANWSVAELLNLAAEEPHRLSTNVVTRPLMQEWVFPTLAVVTGPGEIAYWSLLRSAFTQVGLEMPILQPRSSWTLVDRTSQRLLSQYELTMYDIMGKWEEKRDEWLRSQFNPDVEKVFTDARDEMSRIHRELIAKVAPIRPDLDQLGETNRQRMKRELYYLEHKVWQALRERHALSLSHFDELKEALYPGNQLQERVYNIAMYWNLYGLAWIDTLIHSPLLETHHQVVKI from the coding sequence ATGGAGATTGAAGAGATACAATTAAATTCATCACAACCATTGGTAGAGAAATATATGAGTTCGTTCGCCTCTGTTTCAGAGTGGTTTACATATGATCCCTATGATAAACGAAGTTATGAACAGCGTTTGCATAGGGTACAGCAACGAGAACGGGGCCTGGAGCGAACGAAATTGGTAGAAGTGCTTAAAGCCTATCACCGTGGGGATTTAGAGCATACGGCAGTAGATAAGAATATTGAACGTCTGTTGGATCCAAGCAGTGTGGTTGTTATCGGAGGACAACAGGCGGGGTTGTTGACAGGTCCGTTATACACTCTTTATAAAGCCATATCCATCATTAAACTGGCAAAGCGTGAAGAAGAAAGATTAGGAGTCCCTGTGATTCCTGTTTTTTGGATTGCAGGTGAAGATCACGACCTAGAAGAAATCAACCATGTTTACCTGCGCGGAACGGATGGCGCACGTTTGCAACATGTACTTTCATTAGATCGGTACGTGCGTCGTTCTGCCAGTGATGTCATTCCAGAGGAGGATCAGCTGCAAGCTTGGATTGATCAACTGCTTGTTTTACTTCCTGATACGGAAGAGAAACAAAATATGGTCGCTACCTTCAAGAGATTGGCTCAAGGTGGTATCAGCATCGCGCGTTTTTTTGCGCGTGTGATGCATGAGCTGTTTCAATCTTATGGTTTGGTGCAAGTGGATGCGTCTTTTCCTTTGTTGCGTCAGCAAGAAGCACCGTTTTTTCAAACCTTGATTAAAAAAAGTGAAGAGATTGCAGAGGCGGTTACTGCAAGTACACATAAGATGAAAGAGCATGGATACCCAGTTCAATTGCATGAGCAGCCGCAGCATAGTAATCTTTTCCTTTACGAGCATCAAGAGCGGCGTCCCCTCTTTTGGACAGGAAATGGATTTCGAACTAAAGAAAATCCTGCTAATTGGTCAGTAGCTGAGTTACTAAACCTGGCGGCAGAAGAACCCCATCGTTTAAGTACCAACGTAGTAACACGACCATTGATGCAGGAATGGGTTTTTCCTACTTTGGCCGTTGTAACAGGTCCGGGTGAAATCGCCTATTGGAGTCTCTTACGCTCAGCGTTTACTCAAGTAGGTTTAGAGATGCCTATTTTACAACCACGAAGTAGTTGGACGTTGGTAGATCGTACAAGTCAGCGTCTATTATCGCAGTATGAGTTGACGATGTATGATATTATGGGAAAATGGGAAGAGAAAAGAGACGAATGGTTACGGTCGCAATTTAATCCCGATGTAGAAAAAGTATTCACAGATGCTCGTGACGAAATGAGTCGCATTCATCGCGAGCTCATTGCCAAGGTTGCGCCTATTCGTCCAGATCTAGATCAGTTGGGTGAGACCAATCGGCAACGAATGAAACGTGAACTTTACTACTTGGAGCATAAAGTGTGGCAAGCATTGCGAGAACGACACGCTTTATCTTTATCCCATTTCGATGAGCTGAAAGAGGCATTGTATCCAGGAAATCAACTGCAAGAACGGGTATATAATATAGCGATGTACTGGAATTTGTATGGGTTAGCTTGGATTGATACGTTAATCCATTCCCCTCTTTTGGAGACACATCATCAGGTGGTAAAAATATAA
- a CDS encoding adenosylhomocysteinase, which yields MSTQANQSDIRDIKLAPKGRLKMDWARQHMKVINRLREQLAPEKPLAGQRVAISLHLEAKTACLAELLHDFGAEVVITGSNPLSTQDEICAALVENGITVFAKHNPSPEEYKEHLIRTLETRPDLIIDDGGDLISILHGERPDLMEQVKGGCEETTTGILRLRALEKEGELQFPVVAVNDAYSKFLFDNRYGTGQSVWDGINGTTNLVVAGKTVVVVGYGWCGRGVAMRAQGLGARVIVTEVDAIKATEAHMDGHVVMPMKKAAPLADFVVTVTGNDGVVSGEMLEVMKDGAILANAGHFDVEIDKMWLEEFSVSKRIVRENIAEYKTADGKKLYLLGEGRLVNLVAGDGHPVEIMDMTFALQALGLLYVHEKYEKIGARVIDVPYHLDEQVARFRLESLGIEIDELTEEQEKYLASWQV from the coding sequence ATGAGCACCCAAGCAAACCAAAGTGATATTAGAGATATCAAGCTAGCACCCAAAGGTCGCCTTAAAATGGATTGGGCACGCCAACACATGAAAGTGATTAACCGTTTGCGTGAGCAATTGGCTCCGGAGAAACCCTTAGCAGGACAACGCGTAGCGATCTCATTGCATTTAGAGGCAAAGACAGCGTGCCTAGCGGAATTGTTACATGACTTTGGAGCAGAGGTTGTAATTACAGGTAGCAACCCGCTCTCGACGCAAGATGAGATTTGTGCAGCTTTAGTAGAAAATGGCATTACGGTTTTTGCAAAGCATAATCCATCACCAGAAGAATATAAAGAACACTTGATTCGTACATTAGAAACTCGTCCAGACCTAATCATTGATGATGGTGGGGATTTGATTAGTATCCTCCATGGTGAACGACCTGATTTGATGGAACAAGTGAAGGGCGGCTGCGAAGAGACGACGACCGGTATTTTGCGTCTGCGCGCTCTCGAAAAAGAAGGGGAATTGCAGTTCCCGGTCGTTGCAGTAAACGATGCTTACTCTAAATTCCTCTTTGATAACCGCTATGGAACGGGACAGTCCGTTTGGGATGGAATCAATGGCACGACTAACCTGGTTGTTGCGGGTAAAACTGTTGTAGTCGTCGGGTATGGTTGGTGTGGTCGTGGTGTAGCTATGCGTGCACAAGGATTGGGTGCTCGTGTAATTGTAACGGAAGTAGATGCGATTAAGGCTACGGAAGCTCATATGGACGGTCACGTCGTTATGCCGATGAAAAAAGCAGCACCTCTGGCAGACTTTGTTGTTACCGTTACCGGTAATGATGGTGTGGTCAGCGGAGAGATGCTCGAAGTGATGAAAGATGGTGCGATCTTGGCTAATGCCGGTCACTTTGATGTAGAGATAGACAAAATGTGGCTAGAAGAATTTTCGGTATCGAAACGGATCGTGCGCGAAAACATTGCTGAGTATAAGACGGCAGATGGAAAGAAATTATACTTGCTTGGTGAGGGTCGTTTGGTTAACCTCGTAGCAGGGGATGGGCATCCTGTTGAAATTATGGACATGACGTTTGCCCTGCAAGCTCTGGGTCTTCTATATGTACATGAAAAATATGAAAAAATCGGTGCCCGCGTCATTGACGTACCGTATCACTTAGATGAGCAAGTAGCTCGATTTAGACTGGAATCACTTGGTATTGAGATCGATGAGCTGACGGAAGAACAGGAAAAATACCTGGCAAGTTGGCAAGTATAA
- the mraZ gene encoding division/cell wall cluster transcriptional repressor MraZ gives MFMGEYRHTIDSKGRLIMPAKFRADLGQTFVVTRGLDQCLFVYPQDEWKQLEKKLKALPFTRSDARAFTRFFFSGATEVELDKQGRINLPGTLCQYAHLSKECVVIGVSSRLEIWSDEKWDAYYAESEESFGDIAEKLVDFNIDL, from the coding sequence ATGTTCATGGGAGAGTACCGGCATACGATCGATAGCAAAGGACGCTTGATTATGCCTGCCAAATTTCGTGCGGATTTGGGGCAAACCTTTGTTGTTACCCGCGGCTTGGACCAGTGCCTATTCGTATATCCACAGGATGAATGGAAACAACTAGAGAAAAAGTTGAAGGCGTTACCGTTCACCCGTTCTGATGCGCGTGCATTTACACGATTCTTCTTTTCTGGAGCTACTGAAGTGGAGTTGGATAAACAGGGTCGTATAAATTTACCGGGTACATTGTGCCAGTATGCACATTTGAGTAAAGAGTGTGTGGTGATTGGTGTCTCTAGTCGTCTTGAAATATGGAGTGACGAGAAGTGGGATGCTTATTATGCGGAATCAGAAGAGTCCTTTGGTGACATCGCTGAAAAACTAGTGGATTTTAATATTGATTTATAG
- the rsmH gene encoding 16S rRNA (cytosine(1402)-N(4))-methyltransferase RsmH produces MFKHETVLREEAVAGLNIRPNGVIVDCTLGGSGHSQRIVEHLGAAGTLIGIDQDDRALAVAEERLASAACHVHLLKSNFVHLRSLVESLDISQVDGVLFDLGVSSPQLDEGERGFSYHQEARLDMRMDQGQSLSAYEVVNQWSEEELSRIIYRYGEEKFARRIANRIIEARLVSPIETTSQLVEVIKEGIPAAARRTGPHPARRTFQAIRIAVNDELGVFESALEQAIQILAPKGRVSVITFHSLEDRLCKRTFQEYAQGCICPPDFPICSCNQVPTLKIINKKPILASGTELESNARARSAKLRIAEKE; encoded by the coding sequence ATGTTTAAGCATGAAACCGTACTTAGAGAAGAAGCAGTAGCTGGATTAAACATTCGTCCTAATGGAGTGATTGTAGATTGTACTCTAGGGGGGAGTGGACATAGTCAGCGAATTGTAGAACATTTAGGAGCAGCAGGAACGTTGATTGGGATTGATCAAGATGATCGCGCGCTCGCAGTAGCTGAAGAGAGGTTGGCATCCGCCGCTTGTCACGTGCATTTGCTGAAAAGCAACTTTGTGCATCTGCGCTCGTTAGTAGAATCGTTGGATATAAGTCAAGTAGATGGGGTTTTGTTTGATCTGGGGGTGTCGTCACCACAGTTGGACGAGGGCGAGCGGGGCTTTAGTTACCATCAAGAAGCACGCTTAGACATGAGAATGGATCAAGGACAATCATTAAGTGCGTATGAGGTAGTCAATCAGTGGTCCGAAGAAGAATTGAGCCGTATTATTTATCGTTATGGGGAAGAAAAATTTGCTCGGCGCATTGCTAATCGCATCATTGAAGCTCGTTTGGTTAGCCCGATAGAAACAACGAGCCAATTGGTTGAGGTGATTAAAGAGGGGATTCCTGCAGCGGCAAGAAGAACAGGTCCTCATCCCGCGCGTCGAACCTTCCAAGCGATTCGGATCGCAGTAAACGATGAGTTAGGTGTTTTTGAAAGTGCATTGGAGCAAGCGATTCAAATTTTAGCTCCCAAAGGGAGAGTCTCTGTTATTACGTTCCACTCATTGGAAGATCGCTTGTGTAAGCGCACTTTTCAAGAGTATGCACAAGGATGCATTTGTCCACCAGATTTTCCGATCTGTTCATGCAATCAAGTGCCTACATTAAAGATTATCAATAAAAAACCTATTCTTGCTTCCGGAACAGAGTTGGAAAGTAATGCACGTGCTCGGTCAGCGAAGTTAAGAATTGCAGAGAAAGAGTAA
- the ftsL gene encoding cell division protein FtsL, with protein MDRQFQGNTVLDPLDHPSQQPTKKQRLAQVRGLPRGEKVLYLFSVLVCVALALTVLSRHATVNEWNVKIHKKQQQVEEAQQLNQDLVTDKKELTRIERIQQFARTQGMIETDDMKRLPSAPSSDGQ; from the coding sequence ATGGATCGACAATTTCAAGGGAATACGGTACTTGATCCTCTTGATCATCCATCTCAACAGCCGACAAAAAAACAAAGGTTGGCACAGGTCAGAGGGTTACCAAGGGGAGAAAAAGTGCTATACCTATTTAGTGTGCTGGTTTGTGTCGCATTAGCCCTGACGGTATTATCTCGTCATGCTACAGTAAACGAATGGAATGTTAAGATTCATAAAAAACAACAACAAGTTGAAGAGGCGCAACAGCTGAATCAAGATTTGGTCACCGACAAGAAAGAGCTTACTCGGATTGAGCGCATTCAGCAATTTGCTCGGACACAAGGCATGATTGAAACGGACGACATGAAGAGACTGCCGAGTGCACCATCGTCTGATGGGCAGTAG
- a CDS encoding penicillin-binding protein 2, whose product MKISQRQRQMRALLIGLIVMCSLFLVIGRVFFLQTVKADPYLKSAQMHWKTKKAIHPIRGSIIDRRGGDLAWEVDEYLLTANLTQIKKEDKDKVATELSRLMGVEKEKVLAKLNQDKEFVELKFGGNYRVSKKVYEQVKAKRLVGINGIQMPGREYAGQSLAAHTLGFVDVEGKAMGGLEQSYDQVLRGKKGELTYLSDNSGMMIAEPDEFKPPKDGDDIQLTLDIRIQQGVENILEEAMAESGAKAATAIVMNPDTGGIYALANTPRFDPNQYSKTYGKEINGRNNAHNIAVSHQYEPGSTFKIVTLATAIEEGIFRADDTFLSGSRQVGGITVHDWNRVGWGEITYREGVNLSSNVAFVQLGQELGQERLVEYIDRFGFGDITKRSGEPTKIDLPAEATGYYYNRESLYDSELATASFGQGIAVTPIQQVTAVSAIANGGKLYQPYVVDKIMSAKTKKIVRQTESSGEKIISEETAKQVRQLLKGVVQEGTGKEAQSDEIEIAGKTGTAQKPDAAGGYAEGKYFVSFVGFAPADDPEAVVYVALDEPSSGVTAAPVAKKILEHTLKQLELSAQVNP is encoded by the coding sequence ATGAAGATATCGCAAAGACAAAGACAGATGCGAGCTCTTCTGATCGGATTGATTGTGATGTGCTCGCTATTTTTGGTGATTGGACGAGTCTTCTTTTTACAAACAGTGAAAGCGGATCCCTATCTTAAAAGTGCTCAAATGCACTGGAAAACAAAGAAGGCGATTCATCCCATCCGTGGTTCGATTATAGATCGCAGGGGTGGAGATTTGGCATGGGAAGTGGATGAGTACCTTTTAACTGCAAACTTAACACAAATCAAGAAAGAGGATAAAGATAAAGTGGCAACAGAGCTTTCTCGGCTTATGGGGGTAGAGAAAGAAAAGGTGCTCGCTAAATTGAATCAGGATAAGGAATTCGTGGAATTAAAATTTGGTGGGAACTATAGGGTATCGAAAAAAGTATACGAGCAAGTTAAGGCAAAGAGACTGGTTGGAATCAATGGCATTCAGATGCCAGGCAGGGAATATGCAGGACAATCCTTAGCCGCTCACACGTTAGGGTTTGTAGACGTCGAGGGCAAAGCGATGGGTGGATTAGAGCAGTCATATGATCAAGTTTTAAGGGGGAAAAAAGGGGAGTTAACCTATTTATCCGATAATAGCGGAATGATGATTGCTGAACCAGATGAATTTAAACCACCAAAAGATGGGGATGATATTCAACTCACTCTGGATATTAGGATTCAACAAGGGGTGGAAAATATATTGGAAGAAGCGATGGCGGAGTCGGGAGCCAAAGCCGCCACTGCGATTGTAATGAACCCTGATACAGGCGGTATCTATGCATTGGCCAATACACCGCGGTTCGACCCTAACCAATACAGTAAAACATATGGCAAAGAGATTAATGGACGGAATAATGCCCATAACATCGCTGTCAGCCATCAGTATGAGCCGGGATCTACCTTTAAAATCGTCACCCTAGCTACAGCAATCGAAGAGGGAATCTTTCGTGCGGACGATACGTTCCTATCAGGTTCGAGGCAGGTAGGCGGGATTACTGTCCATGATTGGAATCGTGTGGGTTGGGGCGAAATTACGTATCGTGAGGGTGTCAATCTATCAAGCAATGTTGCTTTTGTCCAATTGGGACAAGAATTAGGGCAAGAAAGGCTGGTAGAGTATATCGATCGGTTTGGTTTTGGTGATATTACGAAGAGATCAGGGGAGCCAACGAAGATCGATCTACCGGCAGAAGCGACAGGGTATTACTATAATCGGGAGTCCCTTTACGATTCTGAACTGGCTACAGCATCTTTTGGCCAAGGAATTGCTGTGACACCCATTCAACAAGTGACAGCAGTATCTGCGATTGCTAACGGCGGCAAGCTTTATCAACCTTATGTGGTCGATAAGATTATGAGTGCGAAAACGAAAAAAATTGTACGTCAGACAGAAAGTAGTGGAGAAAAAATTATTTCGGAAGAGACAGCCAAACAAGTGCGTCAGCTGTTAAAAGGTGTGGTGCAGGAAGGAACAGGGAAAGAAGCCCAGTCAGATGAGATTGAGATTGCAGGTAAGACAGGTACGGCTCAAAAGCCGGATGCTGCTGGAGGGTATGCAGAGGGGAAATATTTTGTTTCTTTTGTTGGCTTTGCTCCTGCAGATGATCCAGAGGCAGTCGTCTATGTTGCATTAGATGAGCCATCCTCAGGTGTGACGGCGGCACCAGTGGCGAAAAAGATTTTGGAACATACATTGAAGCAATTAGAATTAAGTGCACAGGTGAATCCATAA
- a CDS encoding stage V sporulation protein D: MHVSNRLVRRRLFAALLTILLVFTGLIGRLGFVQLIKGEELSEQAKDLWNRDIPFQGKRGKILDRNGDELAYNISTPSILAIPAQIDDPAGTAQTLAKILPTSQEEIYQTLTKRSLMVYVPGGKKVSEETAEKIQALRLQGIAVSDDNKRHYPFDQFAAHVLGFAGVDNQGLAGIELTYDEGLRGSRGYVSFGADASGKKLPGGEERYTPPRDGMDLMLTVDEYIQTVLEREMDQAMAQHNPDNVLAIAMRPKTGEILGMGMRPSFQPNNIANTDPDIYNHNYPIWRTYEPGSTFKIITLASALEENKINLKNSFYDPGHIEVSGARLRCWKKGGHGSQTYLEVVENSCNPGFVSMGQKLGEKTLFSYIRKFGFGAKTGIDLNGEATGILFSEERAGPVELATTSFGQGVSVTPIQQVTAVSAAINGGVLVRPHLAKAWLDPETGETIETFEPEERGRVISEETSQQVRSALESVVAKGTGRKAFIDGYRVGGKTGTAQKVGPDGRYLRNNHIVSFIGFAPADDPEIVVYVAVDNPKGIQFGGVVAAPIVQNILEDSLMYMGVERRKDQIPPEKVLTSPDIITVPDLIGEDMDRIRQSLHHYTLNTSGNGSRVVDQMPKPGERVKKGTPIHLYLGDKLDEGD, from the coding sequence ATGCATGTCTCCAACCGACTGGTACGTAGACGTCTTTTCGCTGCGCTGTTAACAATTCTACTTGTTTTTACGGGGTTAATCGGTCGTTTGGGTTTTGTTCAGTTAATTAAAGGAGAAGAATTGTCTGAGCAAGCCAAGGATTTGTGGAATCGAGACATTCCCTTTCAAGGGAAGCGGGGTAAGATCTTGGATCGTAATGGGGATGAATTAGCTTATAACATAAGTACTCCTTCCATCCTAGCAATTCCAGCACAAATTGATGATCCAGCAGGGACTGCACAGACATTGGCAAAAATATTACCTACTTCGCAGGAAGAAATTTACCAGACACTCACCAAACGCTCGCTGATGGTATACGTCCCAGGGGGGAAGAAAGTTTCAGAAGAGACTGCAGAGAAAATACAAGCTTTGCGCCTACAGGGGATTGCCGTCTCAGATGATAATAAGCGCCATTACCCATTTGACCAATTTGCCGCTCATGTACTTGGGTTTGCAGGTGTAGATAATCAAGGGTTAGCAGGGATTGAGTTAACATATGATGAAGGGCTGCGAGGCAGTCGCGGATACGTTTCGTTTGGAGCAGACGCGAGTGGAAAGAAGTTACCTGGAGGTGAGGAGCGGTATACTCCACCACGCGATGGAATGGATCTTATGCTTACTGTGGATGAGTATATTCAGACAGTCCTAGAGCGTGAGATGGATCAAGCGATGGCACAACATAATCCCGATAATGTGTTAGCAATTGCAATGAGACCAAAAACAGGTGAAATATTGGGAATGGGAATGCGTCCTTCATTTCAACCAAACAATATTGCAAATACGGATCCGGATATTTATAATCATAATTACCCGATTTGGAGAACTTATGAGCCTGGTTCCACCTTTAAAATTATTACCTTAGCCTCCGCGTTGGAAGAAAATAAGATTAATTTAAAAAATTCTTTTTATGATCCGGGCCATATTGAAGTTAGTGGTGCACGCCTCCGTTGTTGGAAAAAAGGGGGTCATGGATCTCAAACATACCTTGAAGTGGTGGAAAACTCCTGTAACCCTGGTTTTGTTTCTATGGGACAAAAATTAGGAGAAAAAACTTTATTCTCATATATCCGTAAATTCGGCTTCGGTGCGAAAACAGGCATAGATTTAAACGGCGAAGCGACGGGGATTCTGTTTTCAGAAGAACGGGCAGGGCCAGTTGAATTGGCGACAACGTCCTTTGGACAAGGTGTTTCCGTAACTCCCATTCAACAGGTTACTGCAGTATCTGCTGCCATAAATGGGGGAGTATTGGTCAGGCCCCATTTAGCAAAAGCGTGGTTGGATCCAGAAACGGGCGAAACGATTGAGACCTTTGAACCGGAAGAACGGGGGCGTGTCATTTCAGAGGAAACCTCACAACAAGTTCGCTCTGCTTTAGAAAGTGTGGTTGCAAAGGGAACGGGACGGAAGGCGTTTATCGATGGATACCGAGTGGGTGGGAAAACGGGAACCGCTCAAAAAGTAGGGCCCGACGGTCGCTACCTGCGCAACAATCACATTGTTTCTTTTATCGGTTTCGCTCCAGCAGATGATCCTGAAATCGTCGTTTATGTTGCAGTGGATAATCCCAAGGGCATTCAATTTGGAGGGGTGGTGGCGGCGCCAATCGTACAAAACATTTTGGAGGATAGTTTAATGTATATGGGGGTAGAGCGCCGAAAGGATCAGATTCCACCTGAAAAAGTGCTTACCTCTCCAGATATTATTACAGTGCCAGATTTAATTGGTGAAGATATGGATCGTATTCGACAAAGTTTACATCATTACACCTTAAACACAAGTGGGAACGGATCGCGTGTCGTTGATCAAATGCCAAAACCAGGGGAAAGAGTGAAAAAAGGAACACCAATTCACCTATATCTAGGTGACAAATTGGATGAAGGAGATTAA